Proteins encoded within one genomic window of Candidatus Berkiella cookevillensis:
- the purD gene encoding phosphoribosylamine--glycine ligase, with protein MKILVIGQGGREHAIAWKLAQSEVTTHVFVAPGNAGTYREPKVENVAINPLDFEALANFVKTNNISYTVVGPEAPLVAGIVDYFQALNLKIFGPNQFAAQLEGSKIYAKQFMQEYNIPTAKAAYFSDNQEAQQFLQSCQFPVVIKADGLAEGKGVVICQDIIHAQTTIDDFLSQKRFGKASENILIEEFLTGTEVSFIVLSDGKQYIPLATSQDHKARDNGDLGPNTGGMGAYSPAPMIDNALYETILATVVEPTLKAMQSKANPFVGFLYCGLMITPDNEPKVLEYNCRLGDPETQPILMRLQSDLALLFMHAIDGTLNAVTVQFDTRIALGVVLVADGYPGHYDKGAIIPAIKEIQANTDHKLFHAGTLLDQGNIVTNGGRVLCATALGDSYHEAQKAAYALAHRAAWDGAYYRTDIGYKALAFDALPRS; from the coding sequence ATGAAAATACTGGTCATCGGCCAAGGTGGTAGAGAACATGCAATTGCATGGAAACTGGCTCAATCTGAAGTCACAACACACGTATTTGTAGCGCCCGGCAATGCAGGAACCTACCGCGAGCCTAAAGTAGAAAATGTTGCTATTAATCCGCTTGATTTTGAAGCATTGGCTAATTTTGTTAAAACCAACAACATTTCTTATACTGTTGTTGGTCCTGAAGCACCGTTGGTTGCAGGCATTGTTGATTATTTCCAAGCGCTCAATCTTAAAATATTTGGTCCCAACCAATTTGCAGCGCAATTAGAAGGCTCTAAAATTTATGCGAAACAGTTTATGCAGGAATATAACATTCCTACTGCAAAAGCCGCTTATTTTAGTGATAACCAAGAAGCACAACAATTTCTTCAAAGCTGCCAGTTCCCCGTTGTTATCAAAGCAGATGGTTTAGCGGAAGGAAAAGGTGTTGTCATCTGTCAAGACATCATTCACGCTCAAACAACGATTGATGATTTTCTTTCTCAAAAACGCTTTGGTAAAGCCAGTGAAAATATCCTGATTGAAGAATTTCTCACCGGCACAGAAGTAAGCTTCATTGTCTTATCAGATGGCAAACAATACATCCCTTTAGCAACCTCTCAAGATCACAAAGCAAGAGACAATGGCGACCTTGGGCCCAATACAGGTGGTATGGGCGCTTATTCTCCTGCCCCGATGATTGATAATGCATTATATGAAACGATTCTTGCGACCGTTGTTGAACCAACCCTCAAAGCAATGCAAAGTAAAGCGAATCCCTTTGTTGGCTTTCTATACTGCGGACTGATGATTACACCAGACAATGAACCAAAAGTATTAGAATATAATTGCCGCTTAGGCGATCCAGAAACACAACCTATCTTAATGCGTCTGCAATCTGATTTAGCATTGCTTTTTATGCATGCAATAGATGGGACGCTCAATGCAGTCACTGTCCAATTTGATACGCGTATTGCGCTTGGCGTCGTCTTAGTTGCAGATGGCTATCCTGGTCATTATGACAAAGGGGCCATCATTCCAGCTATCAAAGAAATTCAGGCGAATACGGATCACAAACTGTTTCATGCCGGCACCTTACTCGATCAAGGCAATATTGTGACCAATGGCGGACGCGTACTCTGTGCAACGGCCTTGGGTGATAGCTATCACGAAGCACAAAAAGCAGCCTATGCATTAGCACACCGCGCAGCATGGGATGGCGCTTATTATCGAACCGACATTGGCTACAAAGCCTTGGCTTTTGATGCACTACCTAGATCATAA
- the purH gene encoding bifunctional phosphoribosylaminoimidazolecarboxamide formyltransferase/IMP cyclohydrolase — protein sequence MHKLRTIKRALISVSDKQGIVEFAQKLASYNIEILSTGGTAQLLREHQITVTEIENYTGFPEMMDGRLKTLHPKIYGGILGRRDQDLETMTNHDLPAIDLVVVNLYPFQATIARPDVSLDSAIENIDIGGPTMIRAAAKNFAWCTVVTDINDYTKIIDELETQQGALSYQSRMNLAKKAFSHTAQYDGIISNYFTSLNQEEKTETFSTVLNLQYELKEILRYGENPHQQAALYLNPSHKRGLAATTQLQGKPLSYNNILDSQAALTLIHNLKQAGCVIVKHTNPCGVALGENALQAYQHAFQADPQSAFGGIIAFNQAVDEQTMQYILSNQFVEIILAPAFSAIALEIAQTKPNCRLLSYLPNQTDGKTQWDLRSIDGGVLVQSNVMIPDQHFEIVTQQQLSPELLIDLNFAWDICKSVKSNAIVLAKNGQTLGIGAGQTSRVFSLEIACLRAKQNNLSLQGAVLASDAFFPFKDNVELAHQAGITAIIQPGGSQRDAEVIETANALGIAMVFTKTRYFLH from the coding sequence ATGCATAAACTAAGAACCATTAAACGTGCTTTGATCAGTGTCAGCGACAAGCAAGGCATTGTTGAATTTGCTCAAAAACTAGCCTCATACAATATTGAAATTTTATCAACCGGCGGCACCGCACAACTCTTGCGTGAACATCAAATAACGGTAACGGAAATTGAGAACTACACCGGCTTTCCTGAAATGATGGATGGCCGCTTAAAAACACTGCATCCTAAAATTTACGGTGGCATTCTTGGCAGAAGAGATCAAGATCTCGAAACCATGACAAACCACGATCTACCTGCGATTGATCTCGTGGTTGTCAATTTGTACCCCTTCCAAGCAACCATTGCGCGCCCAGATGTTTCACTTGATAGTGCTATCGAAAATATTGATATTGGTGGCCCAACCATGATCCGAGCAGCGGCTAAAAACTTTGCTTGGTGTACCGTAGTAACAGACATCAATGATTACACTAAAATAATAGACGAACTCGAAACACAGCAAGGTGCACTGTCCTACCAAAGCAGAATGAATCTTGCGAAAAAAGCTTTTTCTCATACAGCACAGTATGATGGTATTATTTCAAATTACTTTACCAGCCTTAATCAAGAAGAAAAAACTGAAACCTTCAGTACTGTATTAAATCTACAATACGAATTAAAAGAAATATTACGTTATGGTGAAAATCCTCATCAACAAGCCGCCTTATATCTTAACCCAAGCCATAAAAGAGGTCTGGCAGCAACCACACAACTGCAAGGCAAACCACTCTCTTATAATAATATTTTAGATAGCCAAGCTGCTTTAACGCTTATCCACAACCTTAAACAGGCTGGTTGCGTCATCGTCAAACATACAAATCCATGCGGTGTTGCACTTGGAGAAAATGCATTACAAGCTTACCAACATGCTTTTCAGGCTGATCCACAATCTGCTTTTGGCGGTATCATTGCTTTCAATCAAGCTGTTGATGAGCAAACCATGCAATACATACTCAGTAATCAATTTGTAGAAATCATTCTTGCACCTGCTTTTTCTGCCATTGCTCTAGAAATTGCACAAACAAAACCCAATTGCCGATTACTGTCCTATCTACCCAACCAAACAGATGGCAAGACACAATGGGATCTCCGCAGCATTGACGGCGGTGTTCTCGTACAATCCAATGTTATGATTCCAGATCAGCATTTTGAAATAGTGACACAGCAACAACTCAGCCCTGAGCTTCTCATTGACTTAAACTTTGCATGGGATATTTGCAAATCGGTTAAATCAAATGCCATTGTCCTAGCCAAAAATGGACAAACTTTAGGAATCGGAGCAGGACAAACCTCTCGAGTTTTTAGTCTTGAAATTGCCTGTTTGCGCGCTAAACAAAACAATTTATCATTACAAGGTGCTGTCTTAGCGTCAGATGCATTCTTCCCCTTTAAAGACAACGTTGAGCTTGCCCATCAAGCAGGCATCACCGCCATTATTCAACCTGGCGGTTCACAAAGAGATGCAGAAGTCATAGAAACAGCCAACGCATTAGGAATCGCCATGGTCTTTACGAAAACCAGGTATTTCTTACACTAA